CCGAAGTACGGATCGTGGATATTTCGGATCCGACCGATCCGGAGATGACTGGGGTTGTTGAGACCGGTGCAGGCGGCGACATCCGAAACTCGGACATTCATCCCTCGGAGCCGTACGTGTTCACCGCCAACGAAGGATCGGTCGACGAAGACGGCGAAGGTGCGGGCTGGGCCATCGTCGACGCGAGCAATAAGGAGGATCCCGAACTCCTCGGCAACTACACCGTCGACGGCGCAACCAGCGGTACCCACAACGTCCAGGCTTTCGGCGATGATTACCTCATCACATGCGGCCACGGGCGCGGGTTCGTTGTCTTCGACATCAGCGATCCCACAGCGCCAGAGGAGGTGTCGGACTTCCAAGTCGGCGATCACACCGTTCACGCCGCACACGTTCGCGGTGACTACGCGTTTCTCGCCCACTGGGGCGCGGGGCTGTGGATCCTCGACATGACCGACCCCGGGGACCCCGACGTGGTCGGATCGTTCGACTACCGGGAGCGACAGGATGACGCTGACGTACCGCTTCGGGCGTGCCACCACACGGTTCCGCATCCCTCGAAAGACATCGTTCTGATCGGGGAAGAGGTAGGCGGCGGCGAACCGGGCTACAAACACATTGTCGAGTTCGATCTCGACACCGGCGAGACCGAACTCCGGTCTTCGTTCCAGTTCCCCCAGCACGCCAACCAGCCGACCGGACGCCAGGGCTTCTGGTGGACGGGCCACTTCTCCGACTGGGGTGTCGGCGACCAGGAGGACGTCGTCTTCAGCGGCGACTACAAGGCTGGCGTCCAGACGTTCGACGTTTCGGATCCCGCAGACCCCCGACGTATCGATCAGTACATGCCGACCGAAGGGGTCGGTGAAGTTCGTCGAGAAGATCCAGTGCGGTCCGACCTGCTGGACAACGTTCCGTTCACGTGGGGCGCGGAAAGCCAGCTCGCGGGAGACAGCGGGCGCGTTTACGCCGCCGACGCCACCACCGGGTTCTACGTTCTGGAACTCGAGGGATACTGACGGCGTCATCGCTGGTCAACCGCTTTTTCTTCGCCGCCCGCGCGTCGATACTGGCGCTCGTTCGGATCAGTGAGCGCGAGTAGTCTTTGTAGCGTCCCACTCGCAAGCGGGTCGAGCGAGGATTCGCAGTACGACGTGGCTGGTCGCGAGCGTCGTTCTCGCCCGATCGGAACGCTGAACTATCGGACGGCCCAACTCGAG
Above is a window of Natronorubrum tibetense GA33 DNA encoding:
- a CDS encoding LVIVD repeat-containing protein; the protein is MSSGRNGKEGGTGRRQFLRTTGAAALGASVVAAGSTGASPNNTNSNPRLELVGHTTLGPRDGANTHAAVNEDLDLAAVGSFVSVDPEVRIVDISDPTDPEMTGVVETGAGGDIRNSDIHPSEPYVFTANEGSVDEDGEGAGWAIVDASNKEDPELLGNYTVDGATSGTHNVQAFGDDYLITCGHGRGFVVFDISDPTAPEEVSDFQVGDHTVHAAHVRGDYAFLAHWGAGLWILDMTDPGDPDVVGSFDYRERQDDADVPLRACHHTVPHPSKDIVLIGEEVGGGEPGYKHIVEFDLDTGETELRSSFQFPQHANQPTGRQGFWWTGHFSDWGVGDQEDVVFSGDYKAGVQTFDVSDPADPRRIDQYMPTEGVGEVRREDPVRSDLLDNVPFTWGAESQLAGDSGRVYAADATTGFYVLELEGY